In Halovivax gelatinilyticus, the following are encoded in one genomic region:
- a CDS encoding MOSC domain-containing protein has protein sequence MAVLDRLRVYPVKALDGIDVERATITPGGTLAHDREFAMFDAEGDVVNGSRTALVHDLATDFDPETTTLSVRDPEGETVRFALDDPAERERAQAWLGGFFDLDIVLERDRRLGYVDRRSMGPSVIATATLETVASWFDELTVDGVRRRMRANVEIGDVPAFWADRFVGEDAPTFEIGGVEFEGVTPCVRCVVPERDPDTGERTPDFRRRFVEKRRETFPEWADANAFEHDYSLMTIARIPESDRGRTLTVGDEVTIAE, from the coding sequence ATGGCCGTCCTCGACCGACTGCGCGTCTACCCGGTGAAGGCGCTCGACGGGATCGACGTCGAGCGTGCGACGATAACCCCCGGCGGAACGCTCGCACACGACCGCGAATTCGCCATGTTCGACGCGGAAGGTGACGTCGTAAACGGTTCGCGCACGGCGCTCGTTCACGATCTCGCGACCGACTTCGACCCGGAGACGACGACGCTCTCGGTTCGCGATCCGGAGGGTGAGACGGTCCGATTCGCCCTCGACGATCCGGCCGAGCGAGAGCGAGCCCAGGCGTGGCTCGGTGGGTTCTTCGACCTCGATATCGTGCTCGAACGCGATCGACGACTCGGCTACGTCGATCGGCGGTCGATGGGACCGTCGGTGATCGCGACGGCGACGCTCGAGACGGTGGCTTCCTGGTTCGACGAACTGACGGTCGACGGGGTTCGCCGGCGGATGCGCGCCAACGTCGAGATAGGTGACGTGCCGGCGTTCTGGGCCGACCGCTTCGTCGGCGAGGACGCCCCGACGTTCGAGATCGGTGGGGTCGAATTCGAGGGCGTCACGCCGTGTGTCAGGTGCGTCGTCCCCGAACGCGATCCGGACACCGGCGAGCGGACGCCGGACTTCCGCCGACGATTCGTCGAAAAGCGCCGGGAAACCTTTCCCGAGTGGGCCGACGCGAACGCCTTCGAACACGACTACTCGCTGATGACGATCGCCCGGATTCCAGAATCCGATCGCGGCCGAACGCTCACCGTCGGCGACGAAGTGACGATCGCCGAGTGA
- a CDS encoding class I SAM-dependent methyltransferase translates to MTEDERRRWNARAERGGYAPGQRPARVVRRALDELPAGRVLDLATGEGRNAIFLADRGWTVDAIDISTAMLDRARERARSQSVDVNWILADLDDYCFPEGVYDAVTISYFDARHRLPAVKAALASGGVLCYQHHLTTATDGPSERYRFEPGELRTACSDLSVEHYEEDRDGNLVRLLARRVDP, encoded by the coding sequence GTGACCGAAGACGAACGTCGCCGATGGAACGCCCGCGCCGAGCGTGGCGGTTACGCTCCCGGTCAGCGACCGGCGAGGGTCGTCCGGAGAGCGCTCGACGAACTTCCGGCTGGCCGGGTGCTCGATCTGGCAACCGGCGAGGGTCGAAACGCCATTTTCCTGGCCGACCGCGGCTGGACGGTCGATGCGATCGATATATCGACGGCCATGCTCGATCGGGCTCGCGAGCGCGCGCGATCGCAGTCGGTCGACGTGAACTGGATCCTGGCCGATCTCGACGACTACTGCTTCCCGGAGGGAGTCTACGACGCGGTGACGATCAGCTACTTCGACGCGCGTCACCGGCTTCCCGCGGTGAAAGCCGCCCTCGCATCCGGCGGCGTGCTCTGCTATCAGCACCACCTCACGACGGCTACCGACGGTCCGAGCGAACGCTACCGGTTCGAACCGGGAGAACTCCGGACGGCGTGTTCGGACCTCTCGGTCGAGCACTACGAGGAAGATCGAGACGGGAATCTGGTTCGGTTACTCGCGCGGCGAGTCGATCCGTGA